One genomic segment of Natrononativus amylolyticus includes these proteins:
- a CDS encoding ABC transporter permease, translated as MSNRELSTERGRIQITGFDADRVRNREKLSDWTEESGQETQSRWKRGWKRFKRNRSAMFGIAVVTLLSLLAFFARPVEVFGFAIQPFSLAPYNPTTILYLQPDAACGTDCIYHPPSSDYPMGTDGSGRDLFSRLLYGGRYSISIGFVVVALTASFGMVYGGISGYYGGWVDEVMMRIIDTIYAFPGIVLALIIVAIFGGGYWQLVLAFSLFGWAGYGRLIRGEVLKVKQNEYVLAAKALGARDRSVIFKHIVPNAMPPVLVLASLNIGTVVIGVAALGFLGLGMDSGTAEWGTMLDATRETLIQGPDGAIPWWATVYPGAAIFIFVMAMNMIGDGVNDALDANETGVGQQGGGG; from the coding sequence ATGAGTAACAGGGAACTATCGACGGAACGCGGACGAATACAGATTACCGGGTTCGACGCAGATCGCGTCAGAAACCGGGAGAAGCTGTCGGACTGGACCGAAGAGTCGGGACAGGAGACACAGAGCCGGTGGAAGCGCGGCTGGAAGCGATTCAAGCGGAACCGATCCGCGATGTTCGGCATCGCGGTCGTAACGTTGCTGTCGCTGCTCGCGTTCTTCGCGCGGCCGGTCGAGGTGTTCGGGTTCGCGATTCAGCCGTTCTCGCTCGCACCGTACAACCCGACGACGATCCTGTATCTCCAGCCCGACGCGGCGTGTGGAACCGACTGTATCTACCACCCGCCCTCGAGCGACTATCCGATGGGAACCGACGGCTCCGGCCGGGATCTGTTCTCGCGGCTGCTCTACGGCGGCCGGTACAGCATCTCGATCGGGTTCGTCGTCGTCGCCCTCACCGCCAGCTTCGGGATGGTGTACGGCGGCATCTCCGGCTACTACGGCGGCTGGGTCGACGAGGTCATGATGCGAATCATCGACACGATCTACGCGTTCCCCGGGATCGTCCTGGCGCTGATCATCGTCGCGATCTTCGGCGGCGGCTACTGGCAGCTCGTGCTCGCGTTCTCCCTGTTCGGGTGGGCCGGATACGGTCGTCTCATTCGCGGGGAGGTACTGAAGGTCAAACAGAACGAGTACGTCCTGGCGGCGAAGGCACTCGGCGCGCGGGACCGGTCGGTCATCTTCAAACACATCGTTCCGAACGCCATGCCGCCGGTGCTCGTGCTTGCATCGCTCAACATCGGCACCGTCGTCATCGGCGTCGCCGCACTCGGATTCCTCGGTCTCGGCATGGACTCGGGGACGGCCGAGTGGGGGACGATGCTCGATGCGACCCGCGAAACGCTGATTCAGGGTCCTGACGGTGCGATCCCCTGGTGGGCAACCGTCTACCCGGGCGCCGCGATCTTCATCTTCGTCATGGCGATGAACATGATCGGCGACGGCGTCAACGACGCGCTCGACGCCAACGAGACCGGCGTCGGCCAGCAGGGAGGTGGTGGATAA
- a CDS encoding ABC transporter ATP-binding protein: protein MTEPTTGSDAEQRTESNAGDEPLLAVDDLETHFPITRGFLRREVGRIRAVDGVSFAVERGEALGLVGESGSGKTTTALSVLRLEEPTGGEIRFDGERVTELTGEDLRAFRRRAQLIVQDPNEAFNPRLTVGEAVAEPLALHGMRDAERRRAIVGDLLERVGLSSVDADRYPHEFSGGEKQRIAIARALVLNPDLIIADEPTSALDGRVQADILALLDEIRREFGISVLFISHDLDVVRRFCDRIAVMYLGEIVERGAIDEVLESPAHPYTRVLLGSVPSLDPTDRTLAQPLTETVPDPAEPPSGCRFHTRCPEIIPPEGTGLPDDHWQAVAAFRFTLEAGELAESLETDAGTLRDRFDLPPEIADEDVDRAVDAALESLARGDRRDALDRLEAATPTVCERAVPDDALEDGRLIRCHRYDPERAAEPRSWARVANR, encoded by the coding sequence ATGACTGAACCGACAACCGGCTCCGACGCCGAACAGCGGACCGAATCGAACGCGGGAGACGAGCCCCTCCTCGCCGTCGACGACCTCGAGACGCACTTTCCGATCACGAGGGGGTTCCTCAGACGAGAGGTCGGCCGGATTCGCGCGGTCGACGGCGTGAGTTTCGCGGTCGAGCGCGGCGAGGCGCTCGGCCTCGTCGGCGAGTCCGGCAGCGGCAAGACGACCACGGCGCTTTCGGTACTCAGACTCGAGGAGCCGACCGGCGGCGAGATCAGGTTCGACGGCGAGCGCGTGACCGAACTGACCGGCGAGGATCTCCGGGCGTTCCGGCGCCGGGCGCAACTCATCGTACAGGACCCCAACGAGGCGTTCAACCCGCGGCTGACCGTCGGCGAGGCGGTCGCCGAACCCCTCGCCCTCCACGGGATGCGCGACGCGGAGCGTCGACGGGCGATCGTCGGGGACCTCCTCGAGCGCGTCGGGCTCTCGTCTGTGGACGCCGATCGGTACCCCCACGAGTTCTCCGGCGGCGAGAAACAGCGCATCGCCATCGCTCGCGCGCTCGTGCTCAACCCGGACCTGATCATCGCGGACGAGCCGACGAGCGCGCTCGACGGCCGCGTCCAGGCGGACATCCTCGCCCTGCTCGACGAGATCCGCCGCGAGTTCGGGATCTCGGTGCTGTTCATCAGCCACGACCTCGACGTCGTCAGGCGGTTCTGTGATCGAATCGCGGTCATGTACCTCGGGGAAATCGTCGAACGGGGAGCGATCGACGAGGTGCTCGAGTCGCCCGCCCACCCCTACACGCGGGTGTTGCTCGGCTCCGTCCCGAGTCTCGACCCGACGGATCGGACGCTGGCACAGCCGCTGACCGAAACCGTCCCGGATCCGGCTGAGCCACCGTCCGGCTGTCGGTTCCACACCCGGTGTCCCGAGATCATCCCACCCGAGGGGACGGGGCTCCCGGACGACCACTGGCAGGCGGTCGCCGCGTTCAGGTTTACCCTCGAGGCCGGCGAGCTGGCCGAGTCGCTCGAGACGGACGCCGGGACGCTGCGGGACCGGTTCGACCTCCCGCCGGAGATCGCAGACGAGGACGTCGATCGCGCCGTCGACGCTGCCCTCGAATCGCTGGCCCGCGGCGACCGCCGGGACGCACTCGACCGGCTCGAGGCGGCGACGCCCACCGTCTGTGAACGGGCGGTTCCGGACGACGCACTCGAGGACGGGCGATTGATCCGCTGTCACCGGTACGACCCGGAACGGGCCGCCGAGCCGCGTTCCTGGGCGCGGGTGGCGAACCGCTGA
- a CDS encoding ABC transporter substrate-binding protein — translation MVQDNKRSALAINRRRILQAMGAAGIVGAAGCLSDDNGNGDDGNGNGDDGNGNGDDGTPDVSPGEDIDFEDIIEGGTLRAAVGANVDSFDPPYSSDTTSTMAQGFIYESLLANDSEGNLYPWLAESYELVETNDVDRTDYEPYMRTVTAGEDGALDVEEQILITHEEDAGAEEGEEVRILTTTEAPDAIADGVFGMHYRYDLEEGVMFHNGEEMTSADVVASYRRYENSQVSAQTYDSVLHVEADGDYTVHIYAQIPDAEGERELPGAVVIPEEHADLPDGGLDPREGVTPIGTGPYELEEFEDEQYFVVTKNENYWVEEKGIHSKEWFDGPDAYPDGPVIDEIDVDIVPDNATRSAALQNDEIDITYGLNAETLDDFNRSEDFFVAGVETGGYEYFQYPVHVEPWDDQRLRQAVNHLVPRQSIVDNVLAGFGRPAWTSLPELAAGSGTTDAEALEEELRPMNEYDPERAEELLEEVVDDLGLDTPIEIQLEVNADNDDRVRMTELVAEAMEQTGYFETTIETYEWNTYVGRVLDPEYAQEGHIACIGLSGTFNPHSFCEALHHQSNHGQCCNLQGVGTDELDEMMDGARYGTDVAEDPDLRRERYDEIWHALAEYSASSITHFDLATGVTNTDVRGFSMWPFNEGIFSFALYSPTEEQVIYLERDE, via the coding sequence ATGGTGCAGGATAACAAGCGATCTGCTCTGGCAATCAACCGACGCCGCATTCTGCAGGCGATGGGTGCAGCGGGTATCGTTGGGGCTGCTGGGTGTCTGAGCGACGACAACGGGAACGGTGACGACGGGAACGGGAACGGTGACGACGGGAACGGGAACGGTGACGACGGCACGCCGGACGTCAGTCCCGGTGAGGACATCGACTTCGAGGATATTATCGAGGGTGGTACCCTCAGAGCTGCGGTCGGGGCAAACGTCGACTCGTTCGACCCGCCGTACAGTTCGGACACGACCTCCACGATGGCCCAGGGGTTCATCTACGAGAGTCTGCTCGCGAACGACAGCGAGGGTAATCTCTACCCGTGGCTCGCCGAGAGCTACGAACTCGTCGAAACCAACGACGTCGATCGTACCGACTACGAGCCGTACATGCGGACCGTGACGGCCGGCGAGGATGGTGCACTCGACGTCGAGGAACAGATCCTCATCACCCACGAGGAGGACGCCGGTGCCGAGGAGGGCGAGGAGGTTCGCATTCTCACGACCACGGAGGCGCCCGACGCGATCGCTGACGGCGTCTTCGGGATGCACTACCGGTACGACCTCGAGGAAGGGGTCATGTTCCACAACGGCGAGGAGATGACGTCCGCTGACGTCGTCGCGTCCTACCGCCGCTACGAGAACTCCCAGGTCTCCGCCCAGACGTACGACTCGGTTCTCCACGTCGAGGCGGACGGCGACTACACCGTCCACATCTACGCGCAGATCCCCGACGCCGAGGGTGAGCGTGAACTCCCCGGTGCGGTCGTCATTCCCGAGGAACACGCCGATCTCCCCGACGGCGGCCTCGACCCCCGCGAGGGCGTGACGCCGATCGGGACGGGTCCCTACGAGCTCGAGGAGTTCGAGGACGAGCAGTACTTCGTCGTGACGAAGAACGAGAACTACTGGGTCGAGGAGAAGGGCATCCACTCGAAAGAGTGGTTCGACGGCCCGGACGCGTACCCGGACGGCCCGGTCATCGACGAGATCGACGTCGACATCGTCCCCGACAACGCGACCCGGTCGGCCGCGCTGCAGAACGACGAGATCGACATCACCTACGGGCTGAACGCGGAGACCCTCGACGACTTCAACCGGTCGGAGGACTTCTTCGTCGCCGGCGTCGAAACCGGTGGCTACGAGTACTTCCAGTATCCGGTCCACGTCGAGCCGTGGGACGACCAGCGACTCCGCCAGGCAGTCAACCACCTCGTTCCCCGACAGAGCATCGTCGACAACGTCCTCGCCGGCTTCGGTCGGCCCGCCTGGACGTCGCTCCCCGAACTCGCGGCCGGTAGCGGCACCACCGACGCCGAGGCGCTCGAAGAGGAGCTGCGCCCGATGAACGAGTACGACCCCGAGCGCGCCGAGGAGCTGCTCGAGGAGGTCGTCGACGACCTCGGTCTCGATACGCCGATCGAGATCCAGCTCGAGGTCAACGCCGACAACGACGACCGCGTCCGGATGACCGAACTGGTCGCGGAGGCGATGGAGCAGACCGGCTACTTCGAGACGACCATCGAGACCTACGAGTGGAACACCTACGTGGGCCGCGTCCTCGATCCCGAGTACGCACAGGAGGGTCACATCGCGTGTATCGGCCTCTCCGGAACGTTCAACCCCCACAGCTTCTGTGAGGCGCTCCACCACCAGTCCAACCACGGACAGTGCTGTAACCTCCAGGGCGTGGGAACCGACGAACTCGACGAGATGATGGACGGCGCCCGCTACGGGACCGACGTCGCCGAGGACCCGGACCTCCGTCGCGAGCGCTACGACGAAATCTGGCACGCACTCGCCGAGTACAGCGCCAGTTCGATCACGCACTTCGACCTCGCGACCGGTGTGACGAACACCGACGTCCGCGGATTCAGCATGTGGCCGTTCAACGAGGGAATCTTCAGCTTCGCGCTGTACTCCCCGACGGAAGAACAGGTCATTTACCTCGAGCGCGACGAATAA
- a CDS encoding DEAD/DEAH box helicase: MEVAEVLPDFADAFPFEEFNRMQREAVPALLEHDANVVASAPTASGKTALAELAICNALADGGTALFLAPLRALTNEKEADWDRFEELGYSVYVVTGERDLNPRRARRADILVMTPEKLDSATRKHDSPRYAFVTDVDVCVIDEVHLLDADRRGSVLEVTISRLRRLCDPRVVALSATMPNVADVAAWLDADPETTLEFGEEYRPVDLNAGVKTYTHGENTFADKYRRLYRALDLAEPHLREDGQALVFVSSRQDTVQAAKKARDEIGERDVPMGARGDYDFHTEAKRLENSTLRKSVLDGVAFHHAGLSKSDKDLVEEWFKQGKIELLFSTSTLAWGVNLPARCVIIRDTKYHDPLEGEVDMSPLDILQMLGRAGRPGYDDVGYGWVVCDTREADKYRRLLRDGKEIESRLAESLETHLNAEIAMGTITDLEDVMDWLETTFYYVRGQSRPEEYDFPNLKRNVRDTLEGLVDRGFVETGENLSIEATPRGVLASTYYLRLETAARFADLCEREKIDAAAVLEAVAGAEEFDSVSARQAERDAISSVLVGQEIGDLEAGQRKVLAILRSAANGTTPAELRSDAWVIRQNATRLLSALGAFLERFASPHDANLARRVEARVENGVAEDAVGLTAIDGVGPGRASKLSTEGLATPGDVLGAGVAGLVDAGLSEGVAEQVYEGAQSLPTIELDWGAFPETVATGKNDVREVAIRNVGEPAQAGIRVTVNGVEMTASSCYLRESETIPVGVFGANEEELEYTVSVAFPGEPLLPIEETRTVTVT; encoded by the coding sequence ATGGAGGTCGCCGAGGTTCTCCCCGACTTTGCGGACGCCTTTCCCTTCGAGGAGTTCAATCGCATGCAGCGCGAGGCCGTCCCCGCCCTGCTCGAGCACGACGCGAACGTGGTCGCGAGCGCACCGACGGCGTCCGGTAAGACGGCGTTAGCCGAGCTGGCGATCTGTAACGCTCTCGCCGACGGCGGCACCGCGCTGTTTCTCGCGCCGCTGCGGGCGCTGACGAACGAAAAGGAAGCCGACTGGGATCGGTTCGAGGAACTCGGCTACTCCGTGTACGTCGTCACCGGCGAGCGCGACCTGAATCCCAGGCGCGCGCGGCGCGCGGACATCCTCGTAATGACCCCCGAGAAGCTCGACTCGGCGACCAGAAAACACGACTCCCCGCGCTACGCCTTCGTCACCGACGTCGACGTCTGCGTCATCGACGAGGTGCACCTCCTCGACGCCGACCGGCGCGGATCGGTGCTCGAGGTGACGATCTCACGGCTCCGCCGGCTCTGTGATCCGCGGGTGGTGGCGCTGTCGGCGACGATGCCGAACGTCGCGGACGTGGCGGCGTGGCTCGACGCCGACCCGGAGACGACCCTCGAGTTCGGCGAGGAGTACCGGCCGGTCGACCTGAACGCGGGCGTCAAGACCTACACTCACGGCGAGAACACGTTCGCGGACAAGTACCGGCGGCTCTATCGGGCGCTCGACCTCGCCGAGCCGCACCTGCGCGAGGACGGCCAGGCGCTGGTGTTCGTCTCCTCCCGCCAGGACACGGTGCAGGCGGCGAAGAAAGCCAGAGACGAGATCGGCGAGCGCGACGTTCCGATGGGGGCTCGCGGCGACTACGACTTTCACACCGAGGCGAAGCGACTCGAGAACTCGACGCTGCGAAAGTCGGTTCTCGACGGCGTCGCCTTCCACCACGCGGGGCTCTCGAAGAGCGACAAGGATCTCGTCGAGGAGTGGTTCAAGCAGGGGAAGATCGAACTGCTGTTCTCGACGTCGACGCTCGCCTGGGGGGTGAACCTTCCCGCCCGCTGTGTGATCATCCGGGATACGAAGTACCACGACCCGCTCGAGGGCGAAGTCGACATGAGCCCGCTCGACATCCTCCAGATGCTCGGGCGGGCGGGCCGGCCGGGGTACGACGACGTCGGCTACGGCTGGGTGGTCTGCGATACGCGGGAGGCCGACAAGTACCGCCGACTGCTGCGCGACGGCAAGGAGATCGAGTCGCGACTCGCCGAGAGCTTAGAGACGCACCTCAACGCCGAGATCGCGATGGGGACGATAACGGACCTCGAGGACGTGATGGACTGGCTCGAGACCACCTTCTACTACGTCCGCGGCCAGTCCCGGCCCGAGGAGTACGACTTTCCGAACCTGAAGCGAAACGTCCGGGACACCCTGGAGGGGCTGGTCGACCGCGGGTTCGTCGAAACCGGCGAGAACCTCTCGATCGAGGCGACCCCCCGCGGGGTGCTGGCCTCGACGTACTACCTCAGACTCGAGACCGCCGCCCGCTTCGCCGACCTCTGTGAGCGCGAGAAAATCGACGCCGCGGCGGTGCTCGAGGCCGTCGCCGGCGCCGAGGAGTTCGACTCCGTCTCCGCCCGCCAGGCCGAGCGCGACGCGATCAGCTCCGTGCTCGTCGGCCAGGAGATCGGCGACCTCGAGGCGGGCCAGCGGAAGGTGCTCGCGATCCTCCGCAGCGCGGCCAACGGGACGACCCCCGCCGAGTTGCGGAGCGACGCCTGGGTGATCCGCCAGAACGCCACACGGCTGCTGTCGGCGCTGGGGGCCTTCCTCGAGCGCTTCGCGAGCCCCCACGACGCGAACCTCGCCCGCCGGGTCGAGGCGCGGGTCGAAAACGGCGTCGCCGAGGACGCCGTGGGGCTGACGGCGATCGACGGCGTCGGCCCCGGTCGGGCGAGCAAGCTCTCGACGGAGGGGCTTGCGACCCCCGGCGACGTTCTCGGCGCAGGCGTCGCGGGACTGGTCGACGCCGGCCTCTCCGAGGGCGTCGCAGAGCAGGTGTACGAGGGCGCCCAGTCGCTTCCGACGATCGAACTCGACTGGGGCGCGTTCCCCGAAACCGTCGCGACCGGGAAGAACGACGTGCGCGAGGTCGCGATCAGAAACGTCGGCGAGCCCGCTCAGGCCGGCATCCGCGTCACCGTCAACGGGGTGGAGATGACGGCCTCGAGTTGCTACCTCCGGGAGAGCGAGACGATCCCGGTCGGCGTCTTCGGGGCGAACGAGGAGGAACTCGAGTACACCGTCAGCGTGGCGTTCCCCGGCGAGCCGCTGTTGCCGATCGAGGAGACGCGGACGGTCACCGTCACGTAA
- a CDS encoding ABC transporter permease, whose translation MSLRRFILKRLLSIIPILFGVSVITFALVHLTPGDPISQMFALNPDVTAAEEQRVRQQYGLDGPVWEQYLTWMSNVLTGDFGQVVSTNREVSSIILMRLPETIALGIFGWVFALTIAIPTGIYAAANKDQLGDTASRFLALSGISIPNFWLGLMLILIFALYLGLWPVLPPSRLPLYHPEMLWYLILPGVTIGTAAAAGIMRVMRTSMAEEMNKEYVTAARAKGLPEQKIILKHVLRNSLISVVTLAATLTAGIVSGSIVVEVVFNWPGLGYEFINAINGREINMIMAITLFTGVFIILANLVADILYAVLDPRIRYE comes from the coding sequence ATGAGCTTACGACGATTTATACTTAAACGACTGTTGTCAATCATTCCGATCCTGTTTGGCGTATCGGTAATCACGTTTGCGCTCGTCCACCTCACGCCGGGCGACCCGATCAGTCAGATGTTCGCGTTAAACCCCGACGTCACGGCGGCCGAAGAGCAACGGGTGCGCCAGCAGTACGGCCTGGACGGCCCCGTCTGGGAGCAGTATCTGACCTGGATGAGCAACGTCCTGACCGGCGACTTCGGGCAGGTCGTGAGTACTAACCGGGAGGTCTCGTCAATCATCCTGATGCGACTTCCCGAAACGATCGCGCTCGGCATCTTCGGCTGGGTCTTCGCGCTCACTATCGCCATTCCGACCGGGATCTACGCGGCGGCGAACAAGGACCAGCTCGGCGACACCGCCAGCCGGTTCCTCGCCCTCTCGGGCATCTCGATCCCCAACTTCTGGCTCGGCCTGATGCTGATCCTGATCTTCGCGCTCTACCTGGGACTGTGGCCGGTGCTCCCACCGTCGCGGCTGCCGCTGTACCACCCCGAGATGCTGTGGTATCTGATCTTACCCGGCGTTACGATCGGGACGGCCGCCGCGGCCGGCATCATGCGCGTCATGCGCACTTCGATGGCCGAGGAGATGAACAAGGAGTACGTCACCGCCGCTCGAGCGAAGGGGCTCCCCGAGCAGAAGATCATCCTCAAGCACGTCCTTCGAAACTCGCTCATCTCGGTCGTGACGCTCGCGGCGACGCTGACTGCGGGTATCGTCAGCGGTTCGATCGTCGTCGAGGTCGTCTTCAACTGGCCGGGGCTCGGCTACGAGTTCATCAACGCGATCAACGGCCGAGAGATCAACATGATCATGGCGATCACGCTGTTCACCGGTGTCTTCATCATCCTGGCGAATCTGGTCGCCGACATACTGTACGCGGTACTCGATCCGAGAATTAGATATGAGTAA
- a CDS encoding ABC transporter ATP-binding protein has translation MTDRNDEPILWAENLEKYYDSSGGFVESLIGSSQWVKAVDGVDLELYEGETLGVVGESGCGKTTLGRSLLRLIEPTGGSVYYRERVDPDDPAAGRREVNLTEASDRHLRNLRTDLQYIFQDPFSSLNPRLTVGDIIGEPLDIHGIASGAERTERIYELLEVVGLNPSHTHRYPHEFSGGQRQRIGIARALAVDPEVIVCDEPVSALDVSVQAQILNLLEDLQDEFGLSYIFIAHDLSVVEHISDRVAVMYLGEVAEVGSTEEVFAPPYHPYAEALLSAIPEPDPLWQGEQIFLSGTVPSPLDPPSGCRFHTRCPRVIPPEEYDLEQDVWRSILDFKLRVRGIDSLESVTAIDDSQVTAIEPEAVTEREDPSTFPRDVLGERVRSEFDIPRPVSDGQAEEVLTQALDELHAGDFEAASTLLEEAFESPCEIYHPDALSTGETHRIACLLYDEEFAEYHPTRGGTDDTGDSGAVADD, from the coding sequence ATGACTGATCGGAACGACGAGCCAATCCTCTGGGCGGAGAACCTGGAGAAGTACTACGACTCGAGCGGCGGATTCGTCGAGAGCCTCATCGGCAGCTCCCAGTGGGTGAAGGCGGTCGACGGCGTCGACCTCGAACTCTACGAGGGCGAGACGCTCGGCGTCGTCGGCGAGAGCGGCTGCGGGAAGACGACGCTCGGCCGGTCGCTCCTGCGCTTGATCGAGCCGACCGGCGGCTCGGTGTACTACCGGGAGCGCGTCGACCCCGACGACCCCGCGGCCGGCCGCCGCGAGGTCAACCTCACCGAGGCGTCCGACAGACACCTGCGGAACCTGCGAACGGACCTCCAGTACATCTTCCAGGACCCGTTCTCGAGTCTCAACCCGCGGCTGACCGTCGGCGACATCATCGGCGAACCGCTCGACATCCACGGTATCGCGAGCGGTGCCGAGCGTACCGAGCGGATCTACGAACTGCTCGAGGTCGTGGGACTCAACCCGAGTCACACGCACCGCTATCCACACGAGTTCTCGGGCGGCCAACGCCAGCGCATCGGGATCGCCCGCGCGCTGGCGGTCGACCCCGAGGTCATCGTCTGTGACGAACCCGTCAGTGCGCTCGACGTCAGCGTTCAGGCGCAGATCCTCAACCTGCTCGAGGATCTGCAGGACGAGTTCGGGCTCTCGTACATCTTCATCGCGCACGACCTGAGCGTCGTCGAGCACATCTCGGATCGGGTCGCGGTCATGTACCTCGGCGAGGTCGCCGAGGTCGGCTCGACCGAGGAGGTGTTCGCGCCGCCGTACCACCCGTATGCGGAGGCGCTGCTGTCGGCGATTCCGGAGCCGGACCCGCTCTGGCAGGGCGAGCAGATCTTCCTCTCGGGGACCGTCCCCTCGCCGCTCGACCCGCCGTCGGGCTGTCGGTTCCACACCCGGTGTCCGCGGGTCATCCCGCCCGAGGAGTACGACCTCGAGCAGGACGTCTGGCGGTCGATCCTCGACTTCAAACTGCGCGTTCGCGGCATCGACTCGCTCGAGTCGGTGACGGCGATCGACGACAGTCAGGTCACCGCGATCGAACCGGAGGCGGTAACCGAGCGCGAGGACCCGAGTACGTTCCCGAGAGACGTTCTCGGCGAACGGGTCCGCTCCGAGTTCGACATTCCCCGCCCGGTTTCGGACGGCCAGGCCGAGGAAGTGCTCACGCAGGCGCTCGACGAACTCCACGCCGGCGACTTCGAAGCCGCGTCGACGCTGCTCGAGGAGGCCTTCGAATCGCCGTGTGAGATCTACCATCCGGACGCGCTCTCGACCGGCGAGACTCACCGGATCGCGTGTCTGCTGTACGACGAGGAGTTCGCCGAGTACCACCCCACCCGGGGCGGTACCGACGACACGGGCGACTCCGGCGCCGTCGCCGACGACTGA
- a CDS encoding ABC transporter ATP-binding protein, producing the protein MTLLEVNDLTVRFYTQEGVVNAVDGLSYSIESGEKFGVVGESGAGKSVTALSLMRLIENPGRIESGEILFKGRNILEMSEREVRDIRGNEIAMIFQDAQTALNPVYTVGEQIAEAIRHHLDFDDDEARERTIQLLDKVGIPEAETRYSDYPHEFSGGMQQRAVIAMALSCDPDLLLCDEPTTALDVTIETQILDLIEDLADDFDTAVQLITHDLGVVAEVCDRVMVMYAGKPVEKAPVEELYYDPKHPYTVGLMSSIPRVGDTRERLQTIPGTMPDLVELPPGCSFHPRCPFAEEVCTQREPPLLDLETGTDVTAASERAAACLEYTGDLETGLDYEVEVRGENTEAAAQYIESDHND; encoded by the coding sequence ATGACGCTCCTCGAAGTGAACGACCTGACGGTACGGTTCTACACCCAGGAGGGTGTCGTCAACGCCGTCGACGGCCTCTCCTACAGCATCGAGAGCGGGGAGAAGTTCGGCGTCGTCGGCGAATCCGGCGCCGGCAAGAGCGTCACCGCGCTCTCGCTGATGCGGCTCATCGAGAACCCCGGCCGGATCGAGAGCGGGGAGATCCTGTTCAAGGGACGGAACATCCTCGAGATGTCCGAACGGGAGGTCCGCGACATCCGCGGCAACGAGATCGCGATGATCTTCCAGGACGCCCAGACCGCGCTCAACCCGGTGTACACCGTCGGCGAACAGATCGCGGAGGCGATCCGCCACCACCTCGACTTCGACGACGACGAGGCCCGCGAGCGGACCATCCAGCTCCTGGACAAGGTCGGCATTCCGGAGGCGGAAACCCGCTACTCCGACTACCCCCACGAGTTCTCCGGCGGGATGCAACAGCGGGCGGTGATCGCGATGGCGCTCTCGTGTGACCCGGACCTCCTGCTGTGTGACGAGCCGACGACCGCACTCGACGTCACGATCGAGACGCAGATCCTCGACCTGATCGAGGACCTCGCCGACGACTTCGATACGGCGGTACAACTCATCACCCACGACCTCGGCGTCGTCGCGGAGGTCTGTGACCGCGTCATGGTGATGTACGCCGGCAAACCCGTCGAGAAGGCGCCGGTCGAGGAGCTCTACTACGATCCGAAACACCCCTACACCGTCGGGCTGATGAGTTCGATCCCGCGCGTCGGCGACACCCGGGAGCGGCTGCAGACGATCCCCGGAACGATGCCCGACCTCGTCGAACTCCCGCCGGGCTGTAGCTTCCACCCTCGCTGTCCGTTCGCGGAAGAAGTTTGCACACAGCGCGAACCGCCGTTGCTCGACCTCGAGACCGGGACGGACGTGACGGCCGCCTCGGAGCGAGCGGCCGCCTGTCTCGAGTACACCGGCGACCTGGAGACCGGACTCGACTACGAAGTCGAGGTCCGCGGCGAAAACACCGAGGCAGCGGCGCAGTACATCGAGAGTGATCACAATGACTGA